The following are encoded in a window of Phytoactinopolyspora mesophila genomic DNA:
- a CDS encoding amidohydrolase, with the protein MQLDLRITGCQALTMDPERPTASVIGVWAGRIVGLDEDVAGLPAARTIDLGGATVLPGFVDAHTHLTWTGVASQLVDLSACRSKDAVLEAVAGAAAATPDGRWVDLAGYDQRPLGGHLTWQDLETVVPGRKVFITHVSGHACLVSRAVLDLISDDEYAGAAPGVETAGDGRPTGLFTEDAMALPRAVRLPLSVQEIVDAIETAGRQCLAQGVTTCADAGIATGLAGFSPVELAAYQYALEQGRLPVRVQVMPPATMLRESGAAPEDGIARSIDLGMRTGLGSARLAIGATKLWLDGGMSARTAAVSEPYAGDAGLGQLTYSDAELTSLVSDAHRAGWQLALHAIGDRAIDQAINAVMAAQTADPRPDARHRIEHAGLVRPDQLQRMAAAGLTAVVQPTFLRVFGDDYHRLVGERRSKWLYRGRSFLDHGIGLAGSSDRPVSDGAPLRAIQQMVQRTSSGGVPIGADESVTVDEALAAYTTGSAYACRMEDQVGVLKPGMCADLVVLGDDPRHVEAASLADVPVVATFLDGELVHGSP; encoded by the coding sequence ATGCAGCTCGACCTGCGGATCACCGGGTGCCAGGCGCTGACGATGGACCCGGAGCGGCCGACCGCATCGGTCATCGGCGTCTGGGCGGGCCGGATCGTCGGCCTGGACGAGGACGTAGCCGGGCTGCCGGCGGCGCGCACCATCGACCTCGGAGGCGCTACGGTGCTGCCGGGCTTCGTCGATGCCCATACCCACCTGACGTGGACCGGCGTCGCCAGTCAGCTCGTCGATCTTTCGGCATGCCGGAGCAAGGACGCGGTGCTCGAGGCGGTAGCCGGGGCGGCAGCGGCGACGCCGGACGGCCGGTGGGTGGATCTGGCGGGATACGACCAGCGGCCGCTGGGCGGACATCTCACGTGGCAGGACCTGGAGACGGTGGTTCCCGGCCGTAAGGTGTTCATCACCCACGTCTCCGGACACGCGTGCCTGGTCTCCCGTGCGGTTCTCGATCTCATTTCTGACGACGAGTACGCTGGCGCCGCGCCTGGTGTCGAGACAGCGGGTGACGGGCGGCCTACCGGCCTGTTCACCGAGGACGCCATGGCTTTGCCTCGCGCGGTGCGGCTGCCGCTCAGTGTCCAGGAGATCGTCGACGCGATCGAGACGGCGGGGCGGCAGTGTCTGGCGCAAGGCGTGACCACGTGTGCCGACGCAGGTATCGCCACCGGCCTGGCCGGCTTCTCACCGGTGGAGCTCGCTGCTTATCAGTACGCATTGGAGCAGGGCCGGCTTCCGGTCCGGGTGCAGGTGATGCCGCCGGCCACGATGCTGCGGGAGTCAGGGGCAGCGCCCGAGGACGGTATCGCCCGGTCGATCGACTTGGGGATGCGGACCGGACTGGGAAGTGCGCGCCTGGCGATCGGCGCGACCAAGCTCTGGCTCGACGGCGGCATGTCGGCCCGTACCGCCGCGGTGAGCGAGCCCTACGCGGGCGATGCCGGGCTCGGTCAGCTCACCTACTCCGACGCCGAACTGACGTCGCTGGTGAGCGATGCCCACCGGGCCGGCTGGCAACTGGCGCTGCACGCCATCGGCGACCGGGCCATCGACCAGGCGATCAACGCGGTGATGGCGGCGCAGACGGCCGATCCACGCCCGGATGCCCGGCACCGGATCGAGCACGCCGGGCTGGTCCGTCCGGACCAGCTGCAACGGATGGCCGCGGCCGGGCTGACCGCGGTCGTGCAGCCGACCTTCCTGCGCGTCTTCGGCGACGACTACCACCGGCTGGTGGGGGAGCGGCGTAGCAAGTGGCTCTACCGGGGGCGCTCGTTCCTCGACCACGGCATCGGCCTTGCGGGCAGTTCAGACCGTCCGGTCTCCGACGGCGCGCCGTTGCGGGCGATCCAGCAGATGGTGCAGCGCACTAGTTCAGGGGGTGTTCCGATCGGTGCGGACGAATCCGTCACCGTGGACGAAGCGCTCGCGGCCTACACCACGGGGAGTGCGTACGCGTGCCGGATGGAGGACCAGGTGGGCGTCCTCAAACCGGGGATGTGTGCAGATCTCGTCGTGCTGGGTGACGATCCGCGCCACGTCGAGGCCGCGTCGTTGGCCGACGTGCCGGTGGTCGCCACTTTCCTCGACGGCGAACTGGTCCACGGCTCCCCGTGA
- a CDS encoding LacI family DNA-binding transcriptional regulator, translated as MTPARRRRPTQVDIARRAGVSQATVSLVISGGAASEHVAESTRQAVLGAAAELGYSANAAARSLKGGRNHLLGLYTFEPVFPVDQRDFYFPFLLGVEEETAAQGYDLLLFSSAGSGGDRRIYARGANRLKVADGCVLLGRHLHREDLAHLVQEDFPFVFIGRREVPGAELSYVAVDYTAATRDIVTTLIGLGHRKMLYLQVTDGEEPTRDRAAGYRQGLAEAGIPIDESLIHLVHDPDDITPAMLQRWVASGITALLVEPTEDDATITAVETAASRAGLRVPGDCSVALLGDPALVHASGRDWTRFTLPRTHMGRQAVRVLLDLLDDQTGQPRQISLPATFVPGDTIAQPPPVGSGRSA; from the coding sequence ATGACTCCTGCACGCCGGCGTCGCCCCACCCAGGTGGACATCGCACGCCGGGCCGGCGTCTCTCAGGCGACGGTCTCCCTGGTCATCAGCGGTGGCGCCGCCAGCGAGCACGTGGCCGAATCGACGCGGCAGGCGGTGCTCGGTGCCGCCGCCGAGCTCGGCTATTCGGCCAACGCGGCGGCACGCAGCCTCAAGGGCGGACGCAACCACCTGCTCGGCCTTTACACGTTCGAGCCGGTGTTTCCCGTGGACCAGCGCGACTTCTACTTTCCGTTCCTCCTCGGCGTCGAGGAGGAGACCGCGGCCCAGGGCTACGATCTGCTCCTCTTCAGCTCCGCCGGGTCCGGAGGCGACCGCCGGATCTATGCCCGCGGGGCCAACCGGTTGAAAGTGGCGGACGGATGTGTGCTTCTCGGCCGTCACCTGCATCGCGAAGATCTCGCGCACCTGGTGCAAGAAGACTTCCCATTCGTCTTCATCGGACGGCGTGAGGTGCCCGGCGCGGAACTGTCGTATGTGGCCGTGGACTACACCGCGGCGACCCGCGACATCGTGACGACTCTGATCGGCCTCGGACACCGCAAGATGCTCTATCTGCAGGTGACCGACGGCGAAGAACCCACCCGCGATCGCGCTGCCGGGTATCGTCAAGGTCTGGCCGAGGCCGGGATCCCGATAGACGAGTCACTCATCCACCTGGTTCACGATCCGGACGACATCACCCCCGCGATGCTTCAGCGGTGGGTTGCCAGCGGGATCACCGCTCTGCTGGTCGAGCCCACTGAGGACGACGCCACCATCACCGCGGTCGAAACAGCCGCCAGCCGGGCCGGCCTGCGGGTGCCGGGCGACTGCTCGGTAGCGCTGCTTGGTGATCCGGCCCTGGTGCACGCCTCCGGCCGCGACTGGACGCGGTTCACACTCCCCCGGACTCACATGGGCCGCCAAGCCGTACGGGTGCTGCTCGACCTCCTCGACGACCAGACCGGGCAACCCCGCCAGATCTCCCTGCCCGCCACGTTCGTCCCCGGCGACACCATCGCTCAACCACCGCCGGTCGGCTCCGGACGGTCGGCATGA
- a CDS encoding VOC family protein, whose protein sequence is MIQKIGVISVPVHDQQRAKEFFTGVLGFAEVRDEPYTSEARWIELAPEGAETAITLVTWFPAMPPGGLAGMVLKSDDVTRVHKSVAESAASDVTDPVSAPWGTSFTFTDTEGNGWIVQQD, encoded by the coding sequence GTGATTCAGAAGATCGGCGTGATTTCGGTGCCGGTACACGACCAGCAGCGGGCCAAGGAGTTCTTCACCGGCGTCCTCGGCTTCGCCGAGGTGCGCGACGAGCCGTACACCAGCGAAGCGCGGTGGATCGAGCTCGCGCCTGAAGGCGCCGAGACCGCCATCACCCTGGTGACCTGGTTTCCCGCCATGCCACCGGGCGGGCTGGCCGGCATGGTGCTGAAGAGCGACGATGTGACCCGGGTCCACAAGTCCGTGGCCGAGTCGGCGGCCAGCGACGTCACCGACCCGGTCAGCGCGCCGTGGGGCACGTCATTCACCTTCACCGACACCGAAGGCAACGGCTGGATCGTGCAACAGGACTGA
- a CDS encoding helix-turn-helix domain-containing protein yields the protein MGEFLHRIQHSPAGSLLLLPSPFVTLLRDGPRVRLFGPHSRVWHLHGVRQGVLALCTPNLIKVLLGHPRLFVNKGFSAVEMPLLTPFQEFDPRRWPELLRDVRESVPLHFDEEIFLERWQGIVAGDGAARATVSQRQEERIFRRYAGQPPTPIIQQIRLSAQLGADIVAREHTPLGKYADQSHYIRESRKFTGRTPSYWVNTSPAHYGWDGSALGPPSAGDVEITHDRSRY from the coding sequence GTGGGTGAGTTCCTGCACCGGATTCAGCACAGCCCCGCCGGGAGCCTTCTGCTCCTGCCCTCACCTTTCGTCACACTCCTCCGCGACGGCCCGCGCGTGCGGCTGTTCGGCCCGCACTCGCGGGTTTGGCATCTGCACGGTGTGCGACAGGGAGTGCTCGCACTGTGCACCCCCAATCTGATCAAGGTCCTGCTGGGACACCCTCGTCTTTTCGTGAACAAGGGCTTCTCCGCCGTCGAGATGCCGCTGCTGACGCCGTTCCAGGAGTTCGATCCGCGGCGCTGGCCGGAGCTGCTACGAGACGTGCGGGAATCGGTGCCGCTGCATTTCGACGAAGAGATATTCCTCGAGCGGTGGCAGGGCATAGTGGCCGGAGACGGGGCCGCCCGGGCGACGGTGAGCCAGCGCCAGGAAGAACGGATCTTCCGCCGCTATGCCGGGCAGCCTCCCACCCCGATCATCCAGCAGATACGCCTCTCCGCTCAGCTGGGCGCCGATATCGTGGCGCGCGAGCACACGCCGTTGGGCAAGTACGCCGACCAGTCTCATTACATCCGTGAGTCCCGCAAGTTCACCGGACGCACGCCGAGCTACTGGGTCAACACCTCGCCTGCGCACTATGGCTGGGACGGTTCGGCCCTGGGGCCACCCTCCGCCGGTGACGTAGAGATCACGCACGATCGCAGCCGTTACTAG
- a CDS encoding ATP-dependent helicase gives MENVLEMFGPATRAWFTNSFGRPTAAQEHAWRAVAAGRSSLVVAPTGSGKTLAAFLWALDRLVSGPVPADPLQRCRVLYVSPLKALTVDVDRNLRAPLEGIRRSAAEFGLPAPEVTTTVRTGDTPADERRRFARRPADILITTPESLFLLLTSQARESLRGVHTVIVDEVHAVAGTKRGSHLALSLERLDALLPAPAQRIGLSATVRPVDEVAGFLGGARPVDVVAPASEKAWDLRVVVPVPTLSELDATDRGPAKPGEAGSQASADGSSEGSIWPHVEQRVAGLIGQHNSTLVFANSRRLAERLTSRLNEIAEETPEPRHSPAEVIAQSGAARGAGGTLARAHHGSVSKEQRALIEDDLKSGRLPAVVATSSLELGIDMGAVDLVVQVESPPSVASGLQRVGRAGHQVGATSHGVLFPKYRGDLIQTAVVCERMRQGLIEELVVPRNPLDVLAQQIVAMVAMDDWHVDQLLELVRRAYPFRELPESSFQAVLDMLAGRYPSDEFAELRPRLVWNRDDGTLHGRPGSQRLAVTSGGTIPDRGLFGVYLAGADTRRTNSRVGELDEEMVYESRVGDVFSLGATSWRIEEITHDRVIVSPAPGHAGRLPFWKGDTLGRPAELGAAVGAFVREIAAADEPDARQRATHAGLDEWATDNLLEYVHEQRAATGQVPDDQTILVERFRDELGDWRLVVHSPYGAQVHAPWALALGARLRERYGVDVQAVYADDGVVLRIPDTWDSASNAAVRRGSDVELVVLAPDEVDDLVTAEVGASALFASRFRECAARALLLPRRQPGRRSPLWQQRQRSSQLLSVASKYGSFPMLLETMRECLQDVYDLPGLNQLMRDIDAGRIRVVEVETPQPSPFARSLLFGYVEAFLYENDAPLAERRAQALTLDSALLSELLGHTELRELLDLSVIERTEAELQRLVDDRKARDSEAVADLLRLLGPLSTPEVAKRCAEPDEAPVYLESLAGQRRIAAVRVAGDERWAAVEDVARLRDALGVAPPEGIHPDFTETVADPLGDLVARYARTHGPFQAEAVAERLGLGRAVVAGALRQLVADGRLVEGHLRPGTSGVDWCDAEVLRLLRRRSLASLRQEAEPVDPPTLARFLPAWQSVNGSLHGPDGVLRVVEQLDGVPVPASALERLILTARMPEYNPVWLDELTTAGEILWAGRGVIPGGDGWVSLHLADTADLTLPEPDEIPGSIVHQELVGALEAGGAFFFRQLSDVVSAAVSAQDKIRGATATLAEVADSLATPPKITDQELTSALWDLVWAGLITNDSLAPLRSLLAGRRASHRQRPAPTRSRPRRARTHPPARSGPPSAAGRWSLLPERDLDPTRRAHTTAETLLERHGVVTRGAVVAERVPGGFAAAYKVLAAFEDSGRARRGYFVAGLGAAQFATVGAVDRLRTFASHTGGGGGGGGATRRTHRPKPHP, from the coding sequence ATGGAGAACGTCCTCGAGATGTTCGGCCCGGCCACCCGTGCCTGGTTCACGAACTCGTTCGGCCGGCCGACGGCGGCGCAAGAGCATGCGTGGCGTGCAGTCGCGGCCGGCCGCAGCTCCCTGGTGGTGGCGCCCACCGGCTCGGGTAAAACGCTCGCCGCCTTCCTCTGGGCGCTGGACCGGCTCGTCTCCGGCCCCGTGCCGGCCGATCCGCTCCAGCGCTGCCGCGTGCTGTATGTGTCCCCGCTCAAGGCACTCACCGTCGATGTGGACCGCAACCTGCGGGCACCGCTGGAGGGGATCCGCCGGTCAGCCGCTGAGTTCGGACTCCCGGCGCCCGAGGTCACCACCACGGTCCGTACCGGAGACACCCCGGCCGACGAAAGACGACGCTTCGCCCGGCGGCCGGCCGACATCCTGATCACCACTCCCGAGTCCTTGTTTCTCCTGCTGACGTCCCAGGCCCGGGAATCCCTTCGAGGCGTGCACACGGTCATCGTCGACGAGGTCCACGCCGTGGCCGGCACCAAACGCGGTTCCCACCTGGCCTTGTCCTTGGAACGGCTCGACGCGCTACTGCCCGCCCCCGCTCAGCGCATCGGCCTGTCAGCCACGGTGCGCCCGGTGGACGAGGTCGCCGGGTTCCTCGGCGGCGCCCGTCCGGTCGACGTCGTGGCTCCGGCCAGCGAGAAGGCATGGGATCTGCGTGTCGTGGTCCCCGTGCCGACGCTGTCCGAGCTGGACGCCACGGACCGCGGGCCGGCCAAACCCGGCGAGGCCGGATCGCAGGCATCAGCCGACGGCTCCAGCGAGGGCTCGATCTGGCCGCATGTCGAGCAACGTGTCGCGGGTCTTATCGGCCAGCACAATTCCACCCTCGTGTTCGCCAACTCCCGGCGCCTGGCCGAACGTCTGACCAGCCGGTTGAACGAGATCGCCGAGGAGACACCCGAGCCACGGCATTCGCCGGCCGAGGTCATCGCTCAGTCCGGCGCCGCGCGCGGCGCCGGCGGAACGCTGGCCCGCGCTCACCACGGCTCGGTCAGCAAGGAACAGCGGGCACTCATCGAGGACGACCTCAAGTCCGGCCGGCTGCCCGCGGTGGTCGCTACCAGCAGTCTCGAACTAGGCATCGACATGGGCGCCGTGGACCTCGTCGTTCAGGTCGAGTCCCCGCCCTCCGTGGCCAGCGGGCTCCAGCGGGTCGGCCGGGCCGGGCATCAGGTCGGCGCCACCTCCCATGGTGTGCTCTTTCCCAAGTACCGGGGTGATCTGATCCAGACGGCCGTGGTGTGCGAACGGATGCGCCAGGGTCTCATCGAAGAGTTGGTGGTCCCCCGCAATCCGCTCGACGTGCTCGCCCAGCAGATCGTCGCCATGGTGGCTATGGATGATTGGCACGTCGACCAACTGCTGGAGCTCGTCCGCCGGGCTTACCCGTTCCGCGAGCTACCGGAGTCCTCCTTCCAGGCGGTGCTGGACATGCTCGCCGGGCGCTACCCCTCCGACGAGTTCGCCGAGCTACGTCCCCGGCTGGTGTGGAACCGGGACGACGGCACGCTGCACGGCAGGCCCGGTAGCCAGCGGCTCGCCGTCACCAGCGGCGGCACCATTCCCGATCGTGGGCTGTTCGGCGTCTATCTCGCCGGCGCCGACACCCGGCGCACCAATTCGCGAGTGGGCGAACTGGACGAGGAGATGGTCTACGAGTCCCGCGTCGGCGACGTCTTCTCTCTCGGCGCCACCAGCTGGCGGATCGAGGAGATCACTCACGACCGCGTCATCGTCTCCCCCGCCCCCGGACATGCGGGCCGGTTGCCGTTCTGGAAAGGCGACACCCTCGGCCGGCCGGCCGAGCTGGGCGCGGCGGTCGGAGCGTTCGTCCGGGAGATCGCGGCCGCTGACGAGCCCGACGCCCGGCAGCGCGCCACCCATGCCGGTCTGGACGAATGGGCCACGGACAACCTCCTCGAGTACGTGCACGAGCAACGCGCCGCCACCGGTCAGGTGCCGGATGACCAGACCATTCTCGTCGAGCGATTCCGGGACGAACTGGGCGACTGGCGCCTCGTCGTGCACTCTCCCTACGGGGCCCAGGTGCATGCCCCGTGGGCATTGGCGCTGGGGGCCCGCCTGCGGGAACGCTACGGCGTCGACGTACAGGCGGTCTACGCCGACGACGGCGTGGTACTGCGCATCCCGGACACATGGGACAGCGCCAGCAACGCCGCCGTGCGCCGCGGATCGGACGTCGAGCTGGTCGTCCTGGCCCCGGACGAGGTGGACGATCTCGTCACCGCGGAGGTCGGAGCGTCGGCGCTGTTCGCCTCGCGGTTCCGCGAATGCGCGGCGCGGGCTCTGCTCCTGCCCCGGCGCCAGCCCGGACGGCGTTCGCCACTCTGGCAGCAGCGGCAACGCTCGTCACAGCTGCTGTCCGTTGCTTCCAAGTACGGCTCGTTTCCCATGTTGCTGGAGACGATGCGCGAGTGCCTGCAGGACGTCTATGACCTACCTGGGCTGAACCAGCTGATGCGCGATATCGACGCCGGCCGGATCCGCGTCGTCGAGGTCGAGACCCCGCAGCCTTCCCCGTTCGCCCGCTCGCTGCTGTTCGGCTACGTCGAGGCATTCCTCTACGAGAACGACGCGCCACTGGCCGAGCGCCGTGCCCAGGCACTGACCCTCGATTCGGCGCTCTTGTCCGAGCTATTGGGGCACACCGAACTACGCGAGCTGCTCGATCTGTCGGTCATCGAGCGCACCGAGGCCGAGCTTCAGCGTCTCGTCGACGACCGCAAAGCCCGCGATTCCGAGGCTGTGGCCGATCTTCTGCGGCTGCTCGGGCCACTGAGCACCCCGGAGGTCGCGAAACGCTGTGCCGAGCCCGATGAGGCTCCGGTTTATCTAGAGAGCCTGGCCGGCCAGCGTCGGATCGCCGCGGTCCGGGTCGCGGGCGACGAGCGCTGGGCCGCCGTCGAAGACGTCGCCCGTCTCCGTGACGCGCTCGGTGTCGCGCCGCCGGAGGGAATCCATCCCGATTTCACCGAAACGGTAGCTGACCCACTCGGTGATCTTGTGGCCAGATACGCCCGCACACACGGCCCGTTCCAGGCCGAGGCAGTGGCCGAACGGTTGGGCCTGGGGCGAGCCGTGGTCGCGGGCGCACTGCGGCAACTGGTGGCCGATGGTCGTCTCGTCGAAGGACACTTGCGCCCGGGGACATCCGGCGTGGACTGGTGCGACGCCGAGGTACTGCGCCTGTTGCGCCGCCGTTCTCTTGCGTCGTTACGCCAGGAAGCCGAGCCCGTCGATCCCCCCACCCTCGCCCGGTTCCTCCCGGCCTGGCAGTCGGTGAACGGTTCGTTGCACGGCCCCGACGGCGTGCTGCGCGTGGTGGAACAGCTGGACGGGGTCCCGGTGCCGGCCAGCGCTCTAGAGCGGCTGATCCTCACCGCCCGAATGCCGGAATACAACCCAGTGTGGCTCGACGAGCTCACTACCGCGGGTGAAATCCTCTGGGCCGGCCGTGGCGTCATCCCGGGAGGTGACGGATGGGTTTCTTTGCACCTGGCCGATACCGCCGATCTGACGCTACCTGAGCCGGACGAGATCCCGGGCAGTATCGTGCACCAGGAGCTGGTCGGTGCGCTGGAGGCCGGCGGGGCGTTCTTCTTCCGACAGCTCAGCGACGTCGTCTCCGCAGCCGTCAGCGCGCAGGACAAGATCCGCGGTGCCACCGCGACCCTCGCCGAGGTCGCTGATTCCCTGGCTACGCCGCCCAAGATCACCGATCAGGAACTCACCTCGGCCCTGTGGGACCTGGTGTGGGCCGGGTTGATCACCAATGACTCCCTCGCGCCCTTGCGCTCGCTGCTGGCCGGACGCCGAGCCAGCCACCGGCAGCGCCCGGCGCCGACGCGCTCCCGGCCCCGCCGTGCCAGAACCCATCCGCCGGCCAGATCGGGGCCGCCGTCGGCGGCCGGACGGTGGTCACTGCTTCCCGAACGCGACCTCGATCCGACGCGCCGGGCGCATACCACCGCCGAGACATTGCTGGAGCGTCACGGCGTCGTCACTCGCGGCGCCGTCGTGGCCGAGCGTGTTCCCGGCGGATTCGCCGCCGCGTACAAAGTGCTCGCCGCCTTCGAAGACTCCGGGCGGGCCAGGCGCGGGTACTTCGTCGCCGGGCTGGGCGCGGCGCAGTTCGCGACGGTCGGCGCCGTCGACCGGCTCCGCACGTTCGCCTCGCACACCGGCGGCGGGGGCGGGGGGGGCGGCGCAACCCGCAGAACACACCGCCCAAAACCACACCCAC
- a CDS encoding DUF4287 domain-containing protein, with product MALGPKAMGEAIAANLKVKTGKPLEDWLASLDAEQPSDAKAAATWLRQQGLGHFQAQLVVQKWNGEPLYDDPAQIVADLFEGFDEQERLYNRVVDDVSARYEVVVNPCKGYVPLYSKRNRIFASFKPTAEGLYIGLIGSSFDFPTVPHARSLGGSERMVRGRFVADAEAGVEAVCQSYENEENGD from the coding sequence ATGGCGCTGGGACCGAAAGCCATGGGCGAGGCGATCGCCGCCAACCTCAAGGTGAAGACGGGAAAGCCGCTGGAGGACTGGCTGGCGTCGCTCGACGCCGAGCAGCCCAGCGACGCCAAGGCGGCGGCCACCTGGCTCAGGCAGCAGGGTCTCGGCCATTTCCAGGCGCAACTGGTGGTTCAGAAATGGAATGGCGAGCCGTTGTACGACGACCCCGCTCAGATCGTGGCTGATCTGTTCGAGGGCTTCGACGAGCAAGAACGCCTGTACAACCGAGTCGTCGACGACGTGAGCGCCCGCTACGAAGTGGTGGTCAATCCCTGCAAGGGATATGTCCCGCTGTACTCGAAGCGCAACCGGATCTTCGCCTCGTTCAAGCCGACCGCTGAAGGGCTGTACATCGGGCTGATCGGCAGCAGCTTCGATTTCCCGACAGTGCCGCACGCCAGATCGCTCGGTGGCTCTGAGCGGATGGTCCGCGGCCGGTTCGTCGCCGACGCAGAGGCCGGTGTGGAGGCCGTCTGCCAGTCCTATGAGAACGAAGAGAACGGAGACTGA
- a CDS encoding flavin reductase family protein, whose amino-acid sequence MSTHPVPDDERPARSRLHAVAMRGDDPGNDPRPDVEREFRNAMARLAAGVGVLSTLDPIGRACGLTVTAVSSVSLEPPLVLVCVKKDGFIHDALFVADGWSITFLAADQLDAAHYFARHRYPGDRDDFSPWRTSRADSGELILTGGMAAVTCVPHEMVDAGDHSVAIGRVVHIPEHMTGETPLIHGDRAYFAPGTPLA is encoded by the coding sequence ATGAGTACTCATCCGGTTCCGGACGATGAACGCCCGGCGCGGTCGAGGCTGCATGCCGTAGCGATGCGCGGCGACGACCCCGGCAACGACCCCAGGCCGGATGTCGAGCGCGAGTTCCGCAACGCCATGGCCCGCCTAGCCGCAGGTGTGGGCGTGCTCAGCACCCTGGATCCGATCGGGCGGGCATGTGGGCTCACAGTCACGGCGGTTTCGTCGGTGTCACTCGAGCCGCCGCTGGTGCTGGTCTGCGTGAAGAAGGACGGCTTCATCCACGACGCGCTGTTCGTGGCCGACGGCTGGTCGATCACATTCCTGGCCGCCGACCAACTCGACGCGGCTCATTACTTCGCCCGGCACCGATACCCGGGCGACCGGGACGACTTCAGCCCGTGGCGCACCAGCAGAGCCGATTCGGGTGAGCTGATCCTGACCGGTGGAATGGCCGCCGTCACCTGTGTGCCGCACGAGATGGTCGATGCCGGCGACCACAGCGTTGCCATCGGCCGGGTAGTGCACATTCCGGAGCACATGACCGGTGAGACACCGCTGATCCATGGCGATCGCGCTTACTTCGCGCCTGGTACCCCACTGGCATAG
- a CDS encoding glycoside hydrolase family 16 protein, producing MKSAVIAVAAMLFALLTVPASAPHDDPADVPGWGLPAWRDEFSGDSVDPEKWTVWDRSTHGNFSFDWGDLSEQAVSVQDGMLRIRLSQLDTPVYSGGRERGWRTGALDTQATHNERWGRWEIRAKIPTTAGDSSGVWPAFWLRNAPALGEIDILESWGDPPQRPRSPDLTETSTLTLHERTVAPHGERAAWTYEHGVAELSAPYTTASGFHTWTIEYTPAEFKAFFDGVLVAHATPDGADGTTALPWVWGETFDSPWYMRLNLAMGDPYWTPDPVPGNPHSVMPADFLIDYVRYWALPEP from the coding sequence ATGAAGAGTGCCGTGATAGCGGTGGCGGCAATGTTGTTCGCCCTGTTGACGGTGCCCGCGTCGGCGCCTCATGACGATCCCGCTGACGTTCCTGGCTGGGGCCTACCGGCCTGGCGCGACGAGTTCTCGGGCGACTCTGTCGACCCGGAGAAGTGGACCGTGTGGGATCGATCCACCCACGGCAACTTCTCGTTCGACTGGGGCGACCTATCTGAGCAGGCGGTATCGGTTCAGGACGGGATGTTGCGCATCCGGTTGAGCCAGTTGGACACGCCGGTCTACTCGGGTGGGCGGGAGCGCGGGTGGCGCACCGGAGCGTTGGACACCCAGGCCACCCACAACGAGCGCTGGGGTCGCTGGGAGATCCGTGCGAAGATCCCCACGACCGCAGGTGACAGCAGTGGTGTGTGGCCGGCATTCTGGCTCCGGAACGCGCCCGCGCTCGGCGAGATCGACATCTTGGAGTCCTGGGGAGACCCGCCACAGCGCCCCCGAAGCCCTGACCTCACCGAGACGTCCACCTTGACGCTGCACGAGCGCACCGTCGCGCCGCACGGTGAGCGTGCGGCCTGGACGTATGAGCACGGCGTCGCTGAGCTGTCCGCGCCTTACACGACCGCCTCCGGATTCCACACATGGACCATCGAGTACACGCCTGCTGAGTTCAAAGCGTTCTTCGACGGCGTGCTGGTGGCGCATGCCACGCCCGACGGCGCCGATGGCACGACCGCGCTGCCATGGGTGTGGGGCGAGACCTTCGACAGCCCGTGGTACATGCGGCTGAACCTGGCAATGGGCGATCCGTACTGGACACCTGATCCGGTGCCGGGGAACCCTCACTCGGTTATGCCGGCCGACTTCCTCATTGACTATGTACGCTACTGGGCTCTACCCGAACCATGA
- a CDS encoding DUF3046 domain-containing protein — MRLTDFWLRMEHHLGSAYADSWARDYVLDTLGERTVHQALEAGEDTRVVWRAVCEALNLTPAER, encoded by the coding sequence GTGCGGTTGACGGACTTCTGGTTGCGGATGGAACACCACCTCGGGTCGGCGTACGCCGACTCCTGGGCGCGGGACTACGTGCTCGACACCCTGGGGGAGCGCACCGTTCACCAAGCCCTCGAAGCCGGTGAAGACACGAGGGTGGTCTGGCGCGCGGTATGTGAGGCGCTGAACCTCACTCCCGCCGAGCGTTAG